The nucleotide sequence cacaaatctcagctttaaattgtattgtttttttataaagttGGTCATTTGCGAGTTATtcatttcttattctgagccatCGCATTAAGgggcaatttttacaaaaagtcgaacataaaaaaaaaacaatattaatgAATGTATAAAaacttgtattaaaaataatttcaagacattttccaaaccaataaaaaagtaattaaatgaCATTACAGGAGTTCTTTATAACTTTTTGTAATAAACTTctttagattttctttttttctataaaaataaaatatttcaaaaaatgccACTGTAGTGCTACAGAAAAGCGATGATTTTTACAagacaaataaaagaaattcccaTAAAAGCACACACATAAAAATCAATCTGATAAACTGTGATGGTAAAATGAAGCAAAGAAAAATGGGGCGTGAGGAAATGAGGGTTTTGGGGGGCAAGTGCAACTTAAAGATTTCCTCCCAGTGAGGTGTGCAAGGAAGGATTGGTGTTAGTATAGCTTCGGAGTAAATAAGTGCTGCGAGGAtattaattcaaataaattaaaaatcaaaccaaattaaaaaaaaaacctaaaattcaATGGAAGATGTCACTTACCTTTTTGTGCCCCTTTTATTGCCATTCACCTCATTAGCCACATTCTTGCGCTGTGCCAAGTTATTTGTGTGCATGGATTTATTCTGGAAAGGCTGTGATTTAGCCCTCGTGTGAATGCCATACGATTGATTTCTGCTAAGAGGAAGAATAGTTGcgattagagaaaaaaaaatgctgatctCTCTCCGTCTGCCCCACccacatttacaaaaaaaaaagaaaaatagatttcTCACCCGTGATCAATGTTAACCGATCGCGAGTGACGTCTTCGCGATGCCTTAATCTCATTGAGGTGATCACCTTGAGTTTTCCCACTCATAGGCAAAGTTTTAGACGATCTCAGTGATTCTATCGTCTTTGATGTAAATATTGCATTTTCATTATTGGGCTTCTTGTTTGTCTTGTTATCATTGAAGTCCGATTCTATTGTCTCATTATCATTCAAATTAATATTGTCCACCTGCAAATTAATtgtgaatttctaaatttaagaaaaaaaaatccaaatttaaataaaaaatttcctaCTTGGTGGGATATCGTTCCAAGACGATCCTTCAGGAGCAATTGGCGAAAACTATAAATGCCAAATTCATGCACAATAGGATTCTCAATACCCTTATTGCTACGATATTTTTCACCCTCTTGCCACAAAAAACTCTCCTTTTCCTCCATCCATCGCTGCTGATGCCCAATCACAGATCCAGGACGACACAGACGCAACCATGCAATAGCCTCCAAAGCACTCAATTTATAATGCTTCATTATGTACGCCCCAATGAGACTTCCTGTGCGACCAAGACCAGCTTTGCAGTGCACAGCCACAGCATGAGGCGTCGATTCGCAATACTGCAGAAATTGCTTCATGATTGCATCATTGGGACAACTTCCGTCTGGGAAAAACATATCAATGTGCTTAAAACCCGCTTCGGTAAATTGTTTTGCATCGTACGACTTGCAATTCAATCGAATTATATTTTGCACATTATTCCGGCGAAAGTAGTCAAAGTAGGATTCTGGTGAATGCTGTGGGTATCCCTTGACTGCACcacaaattaatttagaaaaaaaaaatagacagaGAAAATCTTTTAGAATACTGAACGTGTATTTGGGCTTTGAATCAAGTACCTATTCCAGCAATCCGATGGGGTCCACATAGGGCAAGAAATTTTCCTGGCAAGATCCAATTGAGATCACCATTCTCAACGCGCTGAAAAcccaaatatttgaaaattcttaaCCATTGAAGAGGGGAATGTGACGCTATATTGCCTAGAGACCCTTTGAGCCCTTTGAGCATCTATGAATATTTAGTCAGACTAGTTTACTAGAATTCTTTACACTGGTTTATTACcaatttttattcataaatcataaatttagaaatcgaaaattggaaaattagaAAGAAGCAAATTCAAGAAAGATAAATCATTTACAGATATTTTACCGATGCTTTATCagttttcaagacctttccaaaaatatccaaattaaaccaaatctgttgaaaaatgagccatccaatgtagttgacctttgactttcaataattcaaaatggcgaattttccggtcataggtatgtttgaacgaaatgttcgcctaaactacctctaaaacatatccgaaaatcattgaaaaagcttgagccaattttgagaaaaaccgaaagaACGTGGTTTtaggaaatattaattattattggggatgtaaaattattcaaaaatcggtacttaaccggttcataaccgatgaaTACCGACGCAGCCGGATTCGacatttcaatacctttccaaaaaacccaaatttaaccaaatcggttgaaaaatgggcctttCAAAGTGGTTAACCTttcaccttcaataattcaaaatggtgaattttccggtcataggtgtgTTTGTGCGAATTGTTCCTTatagactacctctaaaacatatccgaaaatcattgaaaaagctttgtccaattttgagaaaaaaagcaaaaacgtctagagacattgttttttttattgggggtcatcgaagactatAAGTCGTTATCTCTTTCCAGAACggtaaaaagttgaaaaaaagacgattatatactAACTattctctctttgaattcgagcagtaaaaattcaattggGGAGAAGCGAATTTTCCAtctcttaagttttttttgttcgaGTTTTACTGTAGGATTCGTATGTATAATCTGtcgattttcatttatttatggctctgacacaccttttagatcaagaaaatttcatgaagtcgaaattgaaatccctttctttctcgcacGGTTTGAAtctgtctatctcactcttccggactcttcttcttcttcttttaaacatcattacaaattcaatttagctcaatcaaatttgaagtgcgaaagaatgagatagacatatgcaaaacgtttgagagacgtgaattttgatttcatgaaattttcctgataaaaagtgtgccagagccataaaaaattaaaaatggaaaattcggAGTTTGTTTTTTGATTAAACGAAAACGCTACCCCAAGCCAAATCTAAGCtaaacttatctgggcttatcactgatcattttctattttaaatagtctgagagTGCAGAAGACTAGCGAAAGAAAAAGAACttgattgaaatcggttaataaacataagagaTAGAGCCCGGACAAATTTATTATAGTAAGGCTCgggcaggggggtgacattagctctgaaaaatgcgaccagttttagtgtaattttttccctgttttcgtacacatttcacgagatatctccaaaactacgtagattgccaatttaaggttttcggttgcctcttcgttattaaattggcttttattttgtattagtactttttactaattcaatctacaatgacagaaaacagctaataaactcaaaaagtttttcggctcgctagaaacatatgggaaacataggaaatgtcatgcccctgggctCGGGGTACAAATGGTGTGGGATGACAACGGATGCGACCCGCCACTCGAACGGGCTCGATCTCAGATATAATGctgtaaaatttaatcaaaatcgcttcataaatacagaaaatgcagtcaGGTAAAGACAgttttttgacatttggcatcTTCGTAAAGGGTCGATacgctgagagaaatccgaaaaagttaaaataacattccggaacagtactgatccgaaatcggtgtaaatattaccctttctaggtgtaataggggttgaagttacccattttcatgttaattttacccttaaaaaggtgcaaaactaacattaaaaaatgttaatatatttttacacctaaaatgtgttaaagttatgaggaaaaaaaagttaatcgcacccccgttttttctcagtgtatgatcctttaaaaaaatatttaaattaatcatTTGAAGGGTGGATCATAATTGAGCCCCCGAAAGGATCgcaaaagggtcaatttgagtATTTTACCAGTGTAATCAAGTTTAACTTCAAAAAGCTTTATTCAGAAGCCTTTTAGCTCGTACAGGGTCCATAGGCAATCTGGGAACTTTTAACAGTAATTGCAGATCAATTAGTTGTATTAAaggttctttaaaaaaaaaaacatatcagggattataaatttaaagttttgcTATTTCGGTGGAtattaatcaataaaaatatatatttttaaatattaaaataatcgtGAAATTGACAGGaagtataattattttttttatttgatttataaaaaaaagtgtttattcagtaaagaaaataataaaatattaaattttatttatgaaatgtttttaaaagtttttgttagaaaaaaaacataatgaaaaataaaagttacAATAATTCGTTATTAtcaacagaaaataaaatttttgattaaattgtTCTGCAGTAACTTAACAAAAAGGAAAATTCTGTATGAATattgtattttgaattttccttacttacaaaaaaaataagaagtatatttttaaagttcgcctagggtaaattaagctaattcaaaacctgctctaaatggaaattgtttgctactccaaatggaaacgtcactgttttcatgataaatacagtactaaattattatatttatatattttctgtacGACAGtgtcattatttagttaattttgctccaaataaagcgaaaatcaattcatattcacaaattttaatttgttaatttttcagaaaaattaaaagtgtacattttcaccatcgaatttttcatcgatcgaccatgttttcctatgaaaaacacaataaagtgactgttgtttattcgttttgtttaacatttatgtcatatttctggctaattttagttaaattaagtgctaatcttcattgttaacggtacatgaagttttaaaatgaaataattacatatttcgtgaacaaaaaaggtttcttatgaagtgtctgcaaatgcttcaataggtaaccccggaaatatgatttttttggagagattttcttactgttttagatgggaaatgagaaaagaccaggaataagaaaaaatcctgcactcaggagcaactcaacaatgtttttgaagcctttcatcgcggtttcactttgtttgtctccaattagaaaatttccttgtctccatttggattaatatgctTTTTAAAgtatatctaaaaaaatttcactaaacagtaacattctagaagagtcaaggagcaaatttatgtaattctcttcagaaaaaatatgaacttaatgtgttgaatcttctgtcaaagttaaagcgtctcgaaatggttttgaattaggacatttaccctatcgaTTGATggttcaaaaaaaataaaaataaacaaaaataaaaacaaaaggaataaaaaaaatcaaaggccCAAGGCATTGTAATAAACTTCATTGAAGCAATTAAAGTTTAATTGTGCATATAATACTGTCCATAAACTTACCTCGTAATATTCATACTCCATAACATTGAAATCAGTGAAATCCACAAAATTGTACTTCTTAGCCTTATCAATGGCTTTCAGGCAATCCTTTAGGCTTATCTCAAACAATGGTGTCATATTTGATGCATCGCGAAACTTGATGTAAGCAGGAGTCTCTCCAGATGTCAATATATCATAAGCCTCATTTGGTGGTTTCTTTAGGTACATAATCTGCAGAAAAGCACAATTAGTATCATTTAATTattcctttcatttttttctatcccacacagaaaaatattacatttcctACTCACCATGTAGGCACCGATGAGGAGAGCCGCATTGAGACGTTTCTGCAGTATTTTAAGAacaagatgaagaaaaaaaagttgttagTAATAAAAAAGGATTAATGGAATATGTTTATTGCCTTGCCAGTTGCCACACTTATTGAGAACTTACCTGTGGTGTTGAATTTGTGTAATGGACAATTTTCTTGCGTGCCAGATACTTTGAGTACAATTTCGCCTCCATCGTCTGACAATATTGATAAACATGGCAAATATTGAGGGGaccaaaatcccagaaaaagTTCTCATACACATAGATGTCGTCCACACAGAAGTAAACGGTATTTGCCGTGTTCTTCGGCTTTACATTGTTTTTCAGCGTCACAAAATACAGACGATCTGCAGTGGAAGAATTTTATGTGTAAAGTCactttcaagaaaaaaagatttgaTATGACATTTTCGTGTGGTAATATGctaattttaatactaaaaatatAGCCACAACACTTGAAGTACATAATACTATTCACTTTTACTGTAAAgtgggcaaaaaaaaatagtttcttGGACGAAATTACACTACAAACAAATGCTGCAATAAATTAAATGCATTTTGTATTTCCTACAACCTACAGCTAAaacaattcattaaatttttttttaataaaattgcctcaattttttaaaataaatctttctttactgctcgaattcaaacTGAGAGCAGTTATAATctttttttccaacttgtgacacgacgactaaacggtaagagatatcgacttccggttttcgacgaccccccccataagtcaatattatctacacagaaaaaatattttataaaattgttcgtaaatgtttgtgaattcctattggggagttacaaaatgctcgtgaatcgtataacccacaaacaagttcgtaaaagtttgtagttttttttcacaaacattgttcgtaacattattATTTGACGgatgttttttgtacttttacaaacatttgttcgtaaatttttgtttgccagacaaacaaaaatttacgaacatatacgaacaaatggcaaaattttacgaacattcttttgtgtgtttatgaacatttacgaacaaatacgatcAAACGactttgttcttttacaaacatttgttcgtaaatgttcataaacagacaaaaaaatgttcgtaaaattttgtcatttgttcgtaaatttttgtttgccagacaaacaaaaatttacgaacatatacgaacaatttgacaaaattttacgaacatttttttgtgtgtttatgaacatttacgaacaaatgtttgtaaaagtagaaaaaaaaaatgttcgtcaaatgatcattttaagaacaatgtttgtgaaaaaactacaaaattttacgaacttgtttgtgggttatacgattcacgagcatttcgtaagtctgctataggatttcacaaacatttacgaacaattttacaaaatattttttctatgaagGACAGTCCTCTTTTCTTCCCCCCTCATCTCCCgcttttccctccaaaaccatgttttttgatttttttccgaaaaagactcctacgatttttttcattttcggatatgttttatttagatatacagtagactctcgctaattcggctcttttaaaagatcgggctactttttaattcgggcagcggttatatttgaaaaaaatttgttgtcatttttcaagtttgattacgattatcaaatgaatcaaatatgctcaaatttggcatggtttgtcttagttttgatgtgattttgcattattgagggattttcatgcaatttacgttatatatgagtgtgtaaactcaatatctatatgcacatgaataaaaaatcgttgcatttcaaaaagtttgtcgcccgaatttctgtgtaattcggctgacatttcggtttcatatgcccgaatttgagagagtctactgtagtcaaggcgaatagttcgtccttggacacctatgttcgaaaaccatttcgatatcgaattttcgacttgcttaaaatatggattttctttttttgaaagatctagAAATTTCCAACGCGACTGCATCAGACTTAATCGGTAGTAACTCGGTAatatacccgtaaatgatttacctttctcggattAGCTTTTTCATTTGTTGGAATGCTtattactcatgctaaaatattctaaaactcAGCAGGTATCCAGAAAGCACGTGAAAAATTAATACACGgatctttctcgtgagttcgagcactccgcaaagttGGGACACTTTGCATCTCTATTAGTTTTGAACTCAAACATTGTTCAATTATGAgtcgaaaaatttcaatttattctaaTAAATGTTCAGACTAAAAGCTTAACTCTGTTTAGTTCCCAATATTCAGGAAGGATagcaaattttcgaaatttccctAAAACatctaattagaaaatttcctaaGTGTTATGAGTTAGTGCTTTTGTATAATACTGTATATTCTTGAAACTTTCACTATGAAAACGCAATTAGTGTGCTTCATTTTTTAAACAGTAATAAGCGATAAAAATAgtaatttacagtagactctcgcttatccgtgagagcgggaccaaaatgtcatacggattttgagagtgatacccattaaattgtttgaaatccaacgattttttttgtttacattgaaaatttatggggTGAATCGTGATCTGACTGAATCCGACAGTCTCTCTAAACATgagtactgtccaaaaaagttacagtgagtaagaattacagtagatagagcacatttgcttaacaaaaacaaaacccaaaacgggaacaatgtgtcatcaaaattttgaaaattcaactgcctcacggatttttttatgtcacccggaaaaagagtccacggataagcgagaatctactgtaactgtaaataaacttttattgcatttttcgcaatttcaattttttatagcTGAAATTAAAATGTACCCTTTGAATTTATCGAGTATTAGCAGAACTAAGTTATATACTATACTTTCCAATAAAAGGGGtggtaaagcgtcccaggctttgcgaagtgctcgaactcgcgtAACTTATACGTGCTTCAGACCtattcttatcagtcaagactttttgcaaaaatttaacttaggattcgaCTATTAAGTGCAGCTGGTTAAAATTTACCgaatattttctataaattatttttttttatcctaaaattttatattttcaagactTATGCTTATGTGAGTTGCCCCAGACTCCTCTACAACAATTCCCATTCTAtaggaatattgaaaaaaaaattgggtttattatttcttaatcagtatgaagaaagattccccagaaaagctatgcaagccattgtgaggagacctcggcctcgaggcagacctaggacaaggtggctgaatcaaattcagaatcttgccttggaacgcctcgggatcgaacccgaacatcttcctgaagtggcggaggatcgacaagcgtgggctgctaatttggatgtcatgggcccgcgaccccaatagggataagcggttgaaaatgaatgaatgaatctcTTAATCAGTTTATATTAGAaaacctcaaaaaaaaatccgaactACACAAAAGAAATAAGAGTCAAGTCAAAGGGCATCAAACGCAACAATTTTATTCGATTCAGTAACTAGTCTCccaattataaaatattttttggcatAGACAATGGTTCTCTGTAATAGTTTCTAGCAATATTTGATTCACTGAGTAGCccgtaaaaataaattgataacgGTCACGCGCTCTTCGGGAAatatgattaataattttttttgtaatctttTCTAGATAAAATAATGCccatcgcacaataacttttgttatgtaaacttgtttttgacatttcaatgagagcgaatgaaacagagatctagtcatctcgctcgctcacatagaaaattttgaaaacatatttacaaacaaaagttattgtgcgttgggcataagaatCCAGTAAACTATAcccaatatattttttgtagtaagcaaaattgaaaagcaaacaagttgaattttcgTAGTTGAAAAGCGAACTAAG is from Phlebotomus papatasi isolate M1 chromosome 1, Ppap_2.1, whole genome shotgun sequence and encodes:
- the LOC129797947 gene encoding dual specificity protein phosphatase CDC14C isoform X1, whose protein sequence is MDDRERVISASEIIRDRLYFVTLKNNVKPKNTANTVYFCVDDIYVYENFFWDFGPLNICHVYQYCQTMEAKLYSKYLARKKIVHYTNSTPQKRLNAALLIGAYMIMYLKKPPNEAYDILTSGETPAYIKFRDASNMTPLFEISLKDCLKAIDKAKKYNFVDFTDFNVMEYEYYERVENGDLNWILPGKFLALCGPHRIAGIVKGYPQHSPESYFDYFRRNNVQNIIRLNCKSYDAKQFTEAGFKHIDMFFPDGSCPNDAIMKQFLQYCESTPHAVAVHCKAGLGRTGSLIGAYIMKHYKLSALEAIAWLRLCRPGSVIGHQQRWMEEKESFLWQEGEKYRSNKGIENPIVHEFGIYSFRQLLLKDRLGTISHQVDNINLNDNETIESDFNDNKTNKKPNNENAIFTSKTIESLRSSKTLPMSGKTQGDHLNEIKASRRRHSRSVNIDHGRNQSYGIHTRAKSQPFQNKSMHTNNLAQRKNVANEVNGNKRGTKSGLESGAVDKIIAKTKSLSNTQSSNVTTPQQNLANNILRRTRLLKIITDKSATTTTKATVSTGSVQDVRDVNDNGPVATRIATPTKRNKRSTLEPVENTGAPTKVSRRNAVANLQKLSVKRKEEAGGQGSQSVTRSEVKGDSGRSVAIKKIVQVTITSTPRTYPGPQSRKF
- the LOC129797947 gene encoding dual specificity protein phosphatase CDC14C isoform X2 is translated as MDDRERVISASEIIRDRLYFVTLKNNVKPKNTANTVYFCVDDIYVYENFFWDFGPLNICHVYQYCQTMEAKLYSKYLARKKIVHYTNSTPQKRLNAALLIGAYMIMYLKKPPNEAYDILTSGETPAYIKFRDASNMTPLFEISLKDCLKAIDKAKKYNFVDFTDFNVMEYEYYERVENGDLNWILPGKFLALCGPHRIAGIVKGYPQHSPESYFDYFRRNNVQNIIRLNCKSYDAKQFTEAGFKHIDMFFPDGSCPNDAIMKQFLQYCESTPHAVAVHCKAGLGRTGSLIGAYIMKHYKLSALEAIAWLRLCRPGSVIGHQQRWMEEKESFLWQEGEKYRSNKGIENPIVHEFGIYSFRQLLLKDRLGTISHQVDNINLNDNETIESDFNDNKTNKKPNNENAIFTSKTIESLRSSKTLPMSGKTQGDHLNEIKASRRRHSRSVNIDHGNQSYGIHTRAKSQPFQNKSMHTNNLAQRKNVANEVNGNKRGTKSGLESGAVDKIIAKTKSLSNTQSSNVTTPQQNLANNILRRTRLLKIITDKSATTTTKATVSTGSVQDVRDVNDNGPVATRIATPTKRNKRSTLEPVENTGAPTKVSRRNAVANLQKLSVKRKEEAGGQGSQSVTRSEVKGDSGRSVAIKKIVQVTITSTPRTYPGPQSRKF
- the LOC129797947 gene encoding dual specificity protein phosphatase CDC14C isoform X6, producing the protein MDDRERVISASEIIRDRLYFVTLKNNVKPKNTANTVYFCVDDIYVYENFFWDFGPLNICHVYQYCQTMEAKLYSKYLARKKIVHYTNSTPQKRLNAALLIGAYMIMYLKKPPNEAYDILTSGETPAYIKFRDASNMTPLFEISLKDCLKAIDKAKKYNFVDFTDFNVMEYEYYERVENGDLNWILPGKFLALCGPHRIAGIVKGYPQHSPESYFDYFRRNNVQNIIRLNCKSYDAKQFTEAGFKHIDMFFPDGSCPNDAIMKQFLQYCESTPHAVAVHCKAGLGRTGSLIGAYIMKHYKLSALEAIAWLRLCRPGSVIGHQQRWMEEKESFLWQEGEKYRSNKGIENPIVHEFGIYSFRQLLLKDRLGTISHQVDNINLNDNETIESDFNDNKTNKKPNNENAIFTSKTIESLRSSKTLPMSGKTQGDHLNEIKASRRRHSRSVNIDHGNQSYGIHTRAKSQPFQNKSMHTNNLAQRKNVANEVNGNKRGTKSLQH
- the LOC129797947 gene encoding dual specificity protein phosphatase CDC14AB isoform X5, coding for MDDRERVISASEIIRDRLYFVTLKNNVKPKNTANTVYFCVDDIYVYENFFWDFGPLNICHVYQYCQTMEAKLYSKYLARKKIVHYTNSTPQKRLNAALLIGAYMIMYLKKPPNEAYDILTSGETPAYIKFRDASNMTPLFEISLKDCLKAIDKAKKYNFVDFTDFNVMEYEYYERVENGDLNWILPGKFLALCGPHRIAGIVKGYPQHSPESYFDYFRRNNVQNIIRLNCKSYDAKQFTEAGFKHIDMFFPDGSCPNDAIMKQFLQYCESTPHAVAVHCKAGLGRTGSLIGAYIMKHYKLSALEAIAWLRLCRPGSVIGHQQRWMEEKESFLWQEGEKYRSNKGIENPIVHEFGIYSFRQLLLKDRLGTISHQVDNINLNDNETIESDFNDNKTNKKPNNENAIFTSKTIESLRSSKTLPMSGKTQGDHLNEIKASRRRHSRSVNIDHGRNQSYGIHTRAKSQPFQNKSMHTNNLAQRKNVANEVNGNKRGTKSLQH
- the LOC129797947 gene encoding dual specificity protein phosphatase CDC14C isoform X3; amino-acid sequence: MDDRERVISASEIIRDRLYFVTLKNNVKPKNTANTVYFCVDDIYVYENFFWDFGPLNICHVYQYCQTMEAKLYSKYLARKKIVHYTNSTPQKRLNAALLIGAYMIMYLKKPPNEAYDILTSGETPAYIKFRDASNMTPLFEISLKDCLKAIDKAKKYNFVDFTDFNVMEYEYYERVENGDLNWILPGKFLALCGPHRIAGIVKGYPQHSPESYFDYFRRNNVQNIIRLNCKSYDAKQFTEAGFKHIDMFFPDGSCPNDAIMKQFLQYCESTPHAVAVHCKAGLGRTGSLIGAYIMKHYKLSALEAIAWLRLCRPGSVIGHQQRWMEEKESFLWQEGEKYRSNKGIENPIVHEFGIYSFRQLLLKDRLGTISHQVDNINLNDNETIESDFNDNKTNKKPNNENAIFTSKTIESLRSSKTLPMSGKTQGDHLNEIKASRRRHSRSVNIDHGRNQSYGIHTRAKSQPFQNKSMHTNNLAQRKNVANEVNGNKRGTKSTYLLRSYTNTNPSLHTSLGGNL
- the LOC129797947 gene encoding dual specificity protein phosphatase CDC14C isoform X4, producing the protein MDDRERVISASEIIRDRLYFVTLKNNVKPKNTANTVYFCVDDIYVYENFFWDFGPLNICHVYQYCQTMEAKLYSKYLARKKIVHYTNSTPQKRLNAALLIGAYMIMYLKKPPNEAYDILTSGETPAYIKFRDASNMTPLFEISLKDCLKAIDKAKKYNFVDFTDFNVMEYEYYERVENGDLNWILPGKFLALCGPHRIAGIVKGYPQHSPESYFDYFRRNNVQNIIRLNCKSYDAKQFTEAGFKHIDMFFPDGSCPNDAIMKQFLQYCESTPHAVAVHCKAGLGRTGSLIGAYIMKHYKLSALEAIAWLRLCRPGSVIGHQQRWMEEKESFLWQEGEKYRSNKGIENPIVHEFGIYSFRQLLLKDRLGTISHQVDNINLNDNETIESDFNDNKTNKKPNNENAIFTSKTIESLRSSKTLPMSGKTQGDHLNEIKASRRRHSRSVNIDHGNQSYGIHTRAKSQPFQNKSMHTNNLAQRKNVANEVNGNKRGTKSTYLLRSYTNTNPSLHTSLGGNL